A single window of Archangium gephyra DNA harbors:
- a CDS encoding TerC family protein, translating to MEMQSVGSPALWAGFILFVLLMLALDLGVFHRKTHEVKFKEALTWSGVWISLALVFNLGIWWKFGATPGMQFLTGYLIEKSLSIDNIFVFVVIFSALKIPALYQHRVLFWGILSALVLRAVMIFAGVAMLQRFHWLIYVFGAFLILTGVKLFLQRNKEEHPEDGAVMKLARRAIPSTPRFDKDHFFTVENGKKLATPLFMALVLVELTDVLFALDSIPAIFAVTTDPFLVFTSNIFAILGLRSLFFVLAGAVEKFSYLKVGLSAVLVFVGAKMALVDVVKVPPALSLGVIALLLGGSIVASLLKARALERAEADKPLASPRQPAQAAE from the coding sequence ATGGAAATGCAGAGTGTAGGCAGCCCCGCCCTGTGGGCGGGGTTCATCCTATTCGTGCTGTTGATGCTGGCGCTGGACCTGGGCGTCTTCCACCGCAAGACGCATGAGGTGAAGTTCAAGGAAGCGCTGACGTGGAGCGGGGTGTGGATCTCGCTGGCGCTGGTGTTCAACCTGGGCATCTGGTGGAAGTTCGGCGCCACGCCGGGCATGCAGTTCCTCACCGGCTATCTGATCGAGAAGTCGCTGTCGATCGACAACATCTTCGTCTTCGTCGTCATCTTCTCGGCGCTGAAGATTCCGGCGCTGTACCAGCACCGGGTGCTCTTCTGGGGCATCCTGAGCGCGCTGGTGCTGCGCGCGGTGATGATCTTCGCGGGCGTGGCGATGCTGCAGCGCTTCCACTGGCTCATCTACGTCTTCGGCGCGTTCCTCATCCTCACGGGCGTGAAGCTCTTCCTGCAGCGCAACAAGGAGGAGCACCCGGAGGACGGCGCGGTGATGAAGCTGGCGCGGCGGGCCATCCCCTCCACGCCGCGCTTCGACAAGGATCACTTCTTCACGGTGGAGAATGGCAAGAAGCTGGCCACGCCGCTGTTCATGGCGCTGGTGCTGGTGGAGCTCACGGACGTGCTGTTCGCGCTGGACTCCATCCCGGCCATCTTCGCGGTGACGACGGATCCGTTCCTGGTCTTCACCTCGAACATCTTCGCCATCCTGGGCCTGCGCTCGCTCTTCTTCGTGCTGGCGGGGGCGGTGGAGAAGTTCTCCTACCTGAAGGTGGGCCTGTCGGCGGTGCTGGTGTTCGTGGGCGCGAAGATGGCGCTGGTGGACGTGGTGAAGGTGCCGCCCGCGCTCTCGCTGGGGGTCATCGCGCTGCTGCTGGGTGGCTCCATCGTGGCCTCGCTGCTGAAGGCGCGGGCGCTGGAGCGGGCCGAGGCGGACAAGCCCCTGGCCTCGCCCAGGCAGCCCGCGCAGGCGGCGGAGTAG
- a CDS encoding zinc metalloprotease HtpX: MKNQIKTLLLLGVLSVVLIGIGAALGKGFLLGALVLSLAMNLGAYFYSDKLVLRMHGAQEVSPQEAPGLHRMVEELSARAGIPKPRVFLMNEAQPNAFATGRDPEHGVVAVTAGILEVLDERELRGVLAHELAHIKNRDILVSTIAAAVASAVTYMAHAVGMFGSMFLGRDEDEGEGLSPLQTLALALVAPLAATVIQLGISRSREYLADQTGGELSGDPEALASALRKLEAGAMALPVEGRPATASLFIVSPFAGMQSILSLFSTHPRTEERVRRLREQAMRMPAARGWSGDALPFAR; the protein is encoded by the coding sequence ATGAAGAACCAGATCAAAACGCTCCTGCTGCTCGGCGTGCTGTCGGTGGTGCTCATCGGCATCGGCGCCGCGCTGGGAAAGGGCTTCCTCCTCGGCGCGCTGGTGCTGTCGCTGGCGATGAACCTGGGAGCCTATTTCTACTCGGACAAGCTGGTGCTGCGCATGCACGGGGCGCAGGAGGTAAGCCCCCAGGAAGCGCCGGGCCTGCACCGGATGGTGGAGGAGCTGTCGGCGCGGGCGGGCATCCCCAAGCCGCGCGTCTTCCTGATGAACGAGGCGCAGCCGAACGCCTTCGCGACGGGCCGTGACCCGGAGCACGGCGTGGTGGCGGTGACGGCGGGCATCCTGGAGGTGCTCGACGAGCGGGAGCTGCGCGGCGTGCTGGCGCACGAGCTGGCGCACATCAAGAACCGGGACATCCTGGTGTCCACCATCGCGGCGGCGGTGGCCTCGGCGGTGACGTACATGGCGCACGCGGTGGGCATGTTCGGCTCGATGTTCCTGGGCCGGGACGAGGACGAGGGCGAGGGCCTCTCTCCGCTGCAGACGCTGGCGCTGGCGCTGGTGGCGCCCCTCGCGGCCACGGTCATCCAGCTGGGCATCTCGCGCTCGCGCGAGTACCTGGCGGATCAGACGGGCGGGGAGCTCTCCGGAGATCCGGAGGCGCTGGCGAGCGCGCTGCGCAAGCTCGAGGCCGGGGCCATGGCGCTGCCGGTGGAGGGGCGTCCGGCCACGGCGAGCCTGTTCATCGTGAGCCCCTTCGCGGGCATGCAGAGCATCCTGTCGCTCTTCTCGACGCACCCTCGGACGGAGGAGCGCGTGCGCCGGCTGCGTGAGCAGGCCATGCGGATGCCCGCCGCCCGGGGCTGGAGCGGTGACGCCCTGCCCTTCGCCCGCTGA
- a CDS encoding Rieske 2Fe-2S domain-containing protein, which translates to MQITFLGHAGFLIETQHALVVADPWLSPHGAFDSAWMQFPRNHDLAPLVREKLEHSPKERFLYISHEHKDHYDPDFLRTLTKRDFTVVIGRFRRTALRDEFVAYGAKRIITCEDSQEVPFKGGYLKLYLTDSGTNRDSALLVQADGQCFLNLNDCKIHDRLPALVAEEGPIDVFTAQFSGAIWHPTCYDYSREDYAEHSRQKRGSKFEAVARAMETVRPRVYLASAGPACFLDPSLFHINLEPVNIFPRASELFTFLQHRLAGKTPRLLEPMPGDVLDAGLGEMVTLAPERVTDENVSQYLRSYAALQTRVFRERRRNLMLEEVDRIHERLREEMQQKLEAFSLADRVMTPLYMGLIELPGQLIRVDFRSRRVEVVSEVRDLSRYTFISSAADIVRVLDRKLNWEDFLLSFRFRASRSPDVYDASLHNFLAAEIEDLRAMCDTTLATESRKERTVVTAGGMRYAVNRYCPHQGADLREGWVEEGRYLVCPRHRWRFDLQEGGSCGTNGCSIKAECLGKEKDEDSRGATVEQRPGM; encoded by the coding sequence ATGCAGATCACGTTCCTCGGGCATGCTGGCTTTCTGATCGAAACCCAACACGCCCTGGTGGTCGCCGACCCGTGGTTGTCTCCTCATGGGGCTTTCGACTCGGCATGGATGCAATTTCCGCGCAACCATGACCTCGCTCCCCTGGTGCGCGAGAAGCTCGAGCACTCGCCCAAGGAGCGCTTCCTCTACATCAGCCACGAGCACAAGGATCACTACGATCCCGACTTCCTGCGCACCCTGACGAAGCGGGACTTCACCGTCGTCATCGGCCGCTTCCGCCGCACGGCGCTCCGGGACGAGTTCGTGGCCTATGGGGCCAAACGCATCATCACCTGCGAGGACTCGCAGGAGGTGCCCTTCAAGGGTGGCTACCTGAAGCTCTACCTGACCGACTCGGGCACCAACCGGGACTCGGCGCTGCTGGTCCAGGCCGATGGGCAGTGCTTCCTCAACCTCAACGACTGCAAGATTCACGATCGGCTGCCGGCCCTCGTCGCGGAGGAGGGGCCCATCGATGTCTTCACGGCCCAGTTCTCGGGCGCCATCTGGCACCCCACCTGCTACGACTACTCGCGCGAGGATTACGCCGAGCACTCGCGGCAGAAGCGCGGCAGCAAGTTCGAGGCGGTGGCGCGCGCCATGGAGACGGTCCGGCCCCGGGTGTACCTGGCCTCGGCCGGCCCCGCGTGCTTCCTGGATCCCTCGCTCTTCCACATCAACCTCGAGCCGGTGAACATCTTCCCCCGCGCCTCGGAGCTCTTCACCTTCCTCCAGCACCGGCTGGCCGGGAAGACGCCGCGCCTCCTCGAGCCCATGCCCGGGGATGTGCTCGACGCGGGCCTCGGAGAGATGGTCACGCTCGCCCCCGAGCGCGTCACCGACGAGAACGTCTCGCAGTACCTGCGCTCCTACGCCGCGCTCCAGACGCGGGTCTTCCGCGAGCGGCGGCGCAATTTGATGCTCGAGGAGGTGGATCGCATCCACGAGCGGCTCCGGGAGGAGATGCAGCAGAAGCTGGAGGCCTTCTCGCTGGCGGACCGGGTGATGACGCCTCTGTACATGGGCCTCATCGAGCTGCCCGGGCAGCTCATCCGCGTGGACTTCCGCTCGCGCCGGGTGGAGGTCGTCAGCGAGGTGAGGGATCTGAGCCGGTACACGTTCATCTCGAGCGCGGCGGACATCGTGCGCGTGCTGGATCGCAAGCTGAACTGGGAGGACTTCCTGCTGTCGTTCCGCTTCCGGGCCTCGCGCTCGCCGGATGTGTATGACGCCAGCCTGCATAACTTCCTCGCCGCCGAGATCGAGGACCTGCGCGCCATGTGCGACACCACGCTGGCCACCGAGTCGCGCAAGGAGCGCACCGTGGTGACGGCCGGCGGGATGCGCTACGCCGTCAACCGGTACTGCCCGCACCAGGGCGCGGACCTGCGCGAGGGGTGGGTGGAAGAGGGACGCTACCTCGTGTGCCCCCGCCACCGCTGGCGCTTCGATCTGCAGGAGGGTGGCAGCTGCGGCACCAACGGGTGCTCCATCAAGGCGGAGTGCCTCGGGAAGGAGAAGGACGAGGACTCGCGTGGGGCCACGGTGGAACAGCGGCCCGGGATGTGA